In Pongo abelii isolate AG06213 chromosome 5, NHGRI_mPonAbe1-v2.0_pri, whole genome shotgun sequence, a single genomic region encodes these proteins:
- the RWDD2A gene encoding RWD domain-containing protein 2A has translation MSASVKESLQLQLLEMEMLFSMFPNQGEVKLEDVNALTNIKRYLEGTREALPPKIEFVITLQIEEPKVKIDLQVTMPHSYPYVALQLFGRSSELDRHQQLLLNKGLTSYIGTFDPGELCICAAIQWLQDNSASYFLNRKLVYEPSTQAKPVKNTFLRMWIYSHHIYQQDLRKKILDVGKRLDVTGFCMTGKPGIICVEGFKEHCEEFWHTIRYPNWKHISCKHAESVETEGNGEDLRLFHCFEELLLEAHGDYGLRNDYHMNLGQFLEFLKKHKSEHVFQILFGIESKSSDS, from the exons ATGTCTGCTTCGGTGAAAGAAAGCCTTCAGCTTCAGCTACTGGAAATGGAAATGCTGTTTTCTATGTTTCCTAACCAAGGAGAAGTAAAACTTGAAGATGTAAATGCCCTGACGAATATAAAGAGGTATTTGGAAGGCACCAGGGAGGCGCTGCCACCAAAAATCGAATTTGTAATTACGCTCCAGATTGAAGAGCCCAAG gTGAAAATTGATTTGCAAGTGACCATGCCTCACAGCTACCCCTATGTAGCACTGCAGCTGTTTGGACGGTCATCTGAACTTGACAGACATCAGCAGCTACTTCTCAACAAAGGTCTCACTTCCTACATAGGGACTTTTGATCCAGGTGAGCTCTGTATATGTGCAGCAATCCAGTGGCTACAGGACAACAGTGCATCTTATTTCCTGAACAGAAAGCTTGTATATGAACCATCTACACAAGCAAAACCAGTCAAGAACACATTCCTCCGAATGTGGATCTACAGTCACCATATATATCAGCAGGACCTAAGGAAAAAGATTTTGGATGTTGGGAAAAGGTTAGATGTGACTGGATTTTGCATGACAGGAAAGCCTGGTATAATCTGTGTGGAGGGTTTCAAAGAGCACTGTGAGGAGTTCTGGCACACAATTAGGTACCCCAATTGGAAGCACATTTCCTGTAAGCATGCTGAAAGCGTGGAGACAGAAGGAAATGGTGAGGACCTGCGCCTTTTCCATTGTTTTGAAGAATTACTCCTTGAGGCTCATGGTGACTATGGATTAAGGAATGACTATCACATGAATCTGGGCCAGTTCTTAGAATTTCTCAAGAAGCACAAAAGTGAGCATGTTTTTCAGATACTATTTGGTATTGAAAGCAAAAGTTCAGACTCGTAA